ACCCCTGCCCCGCACCTAACCACGCTTCACCTAATCCCGCACAGTTAGCATCGTTGGCCAAGAGGGTCGGTAACCCCGTCTTGGCTTCCAGCCAATCAGCCAGCGGGACATCCTGCCAGCCGTGGAGATTAATCGCAACCCGTGCAATGCGGCCAGTCGCATCCACTGGCCCTGGTGTACCGACCCCGATCGCGTGGCTGGTGTGGTCTGGGTCAATCTGCGCGATCGCCGCCACCATTGCTGCCAATATAGCCTCTGGGGTTGCCGGTTGCGGCGTGGGCACCTGGTGCGTATGTAGGCACGTACCATCTGCCAGGAACCGTCCCAGCTTGATGGCGGAGCCACCGAGATCAATCCCAATCACTGTCCCATTAGCGGATGAAGGCGATGATGGCAGGGGTGACAACGGCGATGACATAGGCAACTCTGGAGATAGGGAAGGAAAGGCTAGGGGGGAGCGATCCAAAGGCCAAGGGGGAGCGACCCAAGGTTAGGCTGGAGATTAATCCGAAAATCAAGTTTTGTGACAAATTCGCCTTATTAGAAGGGACAGGCAATCGCTGAACCCAACAGGTTTAGGAGATAGCCTCACCCAGCCAATCGGTCGTCATCTTAAGTCGTCATATTAAAATGAGACACCTCAACCGAAGTGTCTCATAGCAATATGCGATCTCGTAATATCCTTGTCTGCGTTCAGAAAGCTAAGCGTCCCCACTTGCAAGTGGACGGGTCTGATCTTCAACGTTACAGCAAGCCTAGGCTGACTTGTTCAGGAATTCCTGGGCTTGAGCGATCGCCAGCTTACCAATGTTGTAGAAAGCCCAGCCGCCTGCCAGCAGCAGGGGTAACAGCACAATTAAGAGTCGCCAGTCCATAGTTTGTCTCTCCCTTTTTCCTAAGATTTATCAATAATTCTCATTTTTAGCATAACCTCGCTTGATTTTCCAGGTGTCGTATGCGTGCCAAACTGACCCCTTATCTGTTCCTACTACCTGCCCTGACCTTGCTGACGCTGACGGTCTTCTTGCCGGCCTTGCAGGCGTTCTACTTCAGTTTTACCCGCTATACCTATGACCTCAACCAAGCCCCTGTGTGGGTAGGGTTGGCCAATTTTGAACGGCTCTGGCGCGATCCCGTCTTTTGGCAGGCCTTAGGCAATACCTTGCTGTATCTGGTGTGTGTGGTGCCTTTGCTCGTTACCCTGCCCTTAGCGCTGGCGATCCTGGTCAACCAAAAGCTACGGGGCATACACTGGTTTCGCACTGCCTACTATGTACCCGTGGTCATTTCAATGGTAGTGGCGGGGATTGCGTGGCAGTGGCTCTATGCGGAAAATGGCCTCCTGAACCAGTGGCTACGCTGGCTCCACTTGTCTGAGACAGGTATTCCCTGGTTGACCAGTCCCAAGCTCGCCCTCTTTAGTGTGATGGCAGTGACGGTCTGGAAGGGTTTAGGCTATTACATGGTTATTTACCTAGCCGGATTGCAGACGATCCCAGCCGATTTGTATGAGGCGGCAGCGATCGATGGGTCGGCGGGAATATGCCAGCACTGGGATATTACTATTCCCCTGATGCGCCCCTACCTTTTTCTGGTGGCTGTGATCTCGGCTATTTCAGCAACAAAAGTGTTTGAAGAGATCTATGTAATGACCCAGGGGGGACCTCGCAACAGCACAAAGACGATCGTCTACTATGTCTATGAACAGGCATTTCGCAATGCAGAACTGAGTTATGCTTGCACCATCGGCCTGGTTTTGTTTCTAATTATCCTGTCCCTTTCCCTAGTGCGGCTAACTCTGGAGCGATCGCAGATCCAGCCCCTTGTGTAAGGCTCCGGACAGTGGTGCAGTTGTCATCGCTGACTTCCTTAAGCTACAAGTAGATAGAACGGCTCTCCTGAGTTTATGGTGGGGGCGCGTAGCGCCCCCACCATAAACTCAACGTTTCCGATCGTTTATTTGTAGTTGCTGATACTGTTTACCCCAAAATCCCAGAAGAGCCGATAGAACCTTATCCGGGAGGATAATATGAGCCTTCTGCGAGTAATTGCCGCCCTTTTGTTACCGCCCTTGGGGGTTTTCTTAACCGTAGGCATTGGTTGGCCGTTCTGGCTTAACATCTTGCTGACACTCCTGGGTTATCTGCCTGGGATTGTCCATGCCATCTGGATCATTGCTAAGCACGATCGCTAATCACTTTAACTCCGAACCTTTCCGTCTGGCATGGTCATTCGGGTCATAATTGCTCCTAGCAAATTAGCGGTGCTCATCTCCGCTTTCAAGAAATTGGCGTCCCGCAAATTGGCTCGACTAAGGTTAGTTTTGGCAAGATAAGCCTCAACCAAACTAGCCTCCTGGAGATTAGCTTCCTGCAAATTACTACGACTGAGATCAGCTTGATGTAAACGCGCCCGAAAGAGGTTGGCCTTCGTCAAATTAGCGTGTTCTAGCTTTGCTTCCGTCAGGGCAGCTCCGGTGAGGTTAGCTTCTGTCAAAACAGCTTCCGTAAGATCAGTGCGTTCTAGGCGAGCGTCTATTAAATTGGCACGATTAAAGTTGGTGTGCCAGAGGCGGGCTTCCGTCAGAATTGCTTTTTCCAGGATCGCCTCCGTGAAATTCGCTGCACTTAAATTCGCGCCTCGTAACACGCTATAGCGTAGATTTGCACCGGAGAAGTCAACCTGGACTAAATCAGCCCCACTCAAGTCAACCCCGGCTAAATTCGTATTGTGCAGCAGGGCACTGCGTAAATTGGCCACATAGCTACGCCGCTCAAAGCGCAAATTTGCCCCTTGCAAACTTGCTCCTGTTAGATTTGCCCCGCCCAAGTTGATGTTGCGCAAATCCGCCTCAATCAAGTTAGCGTCCAGTAAATTAGCCAGAGTCAGATCCGCACTGCGCAGATCGGCTTTTTGCAAGAGGGCACCGTGTAGATCCGCATCAGCAAGGGCTGCTTGGGCAAGAATCGCTTGGCTGAGATTTGTTCCCCGTAAATTTGCTCCGGTTAAATTTGCCCCAGTGAGGTTAGCACGGCTCAGGTACGCAAATGTTAAATTCGCCCCATGCAGATCGGCCTGTTGCAGATTTGCCCCAATCAGATCAATGCCATGTAAATCTAAACCACTTAAGTTAATGCCTTTGAAGTTGGTATAACCTGCCTGGTAGCGCCTGCGTAGTTCCTCAACGTCCATACGGTAACCTAAATTGGGAGAATGAGGATAGGGAGACGGAAAAGAAGAAGGGAAAATAAGTAAAAAGTAGGGGGAGAGTCAGTTGACGAGGAGTTTAACTGGGTTTGCCTTGCAGAA
This DNA window, taken from Trichothermofontia sichuanensis B231, encodes the following:
- a CDS encoding YqaE/Pmp3 family membrane protein is translated as MSLLRVIAALLLPPLGVFLTVGIGWPFWLNILLTLLGYLPGIVHAIWIIAKHDR
- a CDS encoding pentapeptide repeat-containing protein — its product is MDVEELRRRYQAGYTNFKGINLSGLDLHGIDLIGANLQQADLHGANLTFAYLSRANLTGANLTGANLRGTNLSQAILAQAALADADLHGALLQKADLRSADLTLANLLDANLIEADLRNINLGGANLTGASLQGANLRFERRSYVANLRSALLHNTNLAGVDLSGADLVQVDFSGANLRYSVLRGANLSAANFTEAILEKAILTEARLWHTNFNRANLIDARLERTDLTEAVLTEANLTGAALTEAKLEHANLTKANLFRARLHQADLSRSNLQEANLQEASLVEAYLAKTNLSRANLRDANFLKAEMSTANLLGAIMTRMTMPDGKVRS
- a CDS encoding carbohydrate ABC transporter permease is translated as MRAKLTPYLFLLPALTLLTLTVFLPALQAFYFSFTRYTYDLNQAPVWVGLANFERLWRDPVFWQALGNTLLYLVCVVPLLVTLPLALAILVNQKLRGIHWFRTAYYVPVVISMVVAGIAWQWLYAENGLLNQWLRWLHLSETGIPWLTSPKLALFSVMAVTVWKGLGYYMVIYLAGLQTIPADLYEAAAIDGSAGICQHWDITIPLMRPYLFLVAVISAISATKVFEEIYVMTQGGPRNSTKTIVYYVYEQAFRNAELSYACTIGLVLFLIILSLSLVRLTLERSQIQPLV
- a CDS encoding photosystem II protein Y, coding for MDWRLLIVLLPLLLAGGWAFYNIGKLAIAQAQEFLNKSA